Sequence from the Methanosarcina siciliae T4/M genome:
TTAGCGAGGAAAACTTCTGAAGAGCTGACTATAAGCAGTGTGAGAGAGATGCGGCAGATACATGGAGTGATACAGGATCATCTTTTTCATTCAACTACGATTCATGGAAAATTATTTTCAAAGTTTATTGGGCAAACTTTGGAAATGACGGACTATGTGATACACAGAGATAACAGCCTACTGTTCTTCTATTCAATGGATTGTTACACATATCAACAGCGCATTAAACTGGATCAATTATTTTATTTTTTCAGGAGATATGAAACAAAGGATGAGGCTATTCATAACTTTCCTTCTGTTTTTCTAAACAGTCATGTCTGCACTTGCTGAACCCTCTCCTTTCCCTCCAGGGTGTGGTGGTCGTATTGGATTTTTTCGTGCAAGGCACATAACATGGAGGAGAACCAAGATGATAGACTGGGAAAATGAGGGTCCAATAATGATTATGATAGAAACGGTTTGAGAGAAAGCTTGCCCTGGTATTCTCTTATAAATTTCCACATCACTGAAATCATATTTTGCATGACAGAAAACAAACTCCTTCCCAATGTATAGTTTTCTCAAACCCTATTGGTGGTACAAATCTTAAGTTCCAACCAAATATTTTTTTAATCTCAGCTTCCAGGAGAAATCTCAAACTGATTACTGTTAAAACCGAAGCGCATTAATAGCACACTAGAATAACAAATAGTTAGACCTGGTAGGAAGTTATTTTCTACTGAATTCATCTCCGGTGCCAGACTTTTCGCTGGAAGTTATGTTTTCCTGAAATGTTCTCTCCACCGGAGTGCCGATGGCAAGGCTGTCGTAACTTTCGGAACTCTCCCGTCCTGAGAAGGTAGGGATTTTAAGCTTTTGATAGCAAAATCTTCGGACTTTAGTCAAATAAACCTGACTTCCGGTTATATTTTTATCAGTTCTTGTTTGAAATGACAGAATATTAATATTACTTTATTAATATGGTCTCTCAAGTTTCAATAAGATTAACTATCAGTAAAATTAATTCTTATCTATACTCAGTCTTCAGGTTATGATTCTTACGTCATTATTATCGTTAATCCGTAACCTTCATTAACCTTTGACTGTCACCGATAAAATCCTTACTTCATGATTGCTATGACAAATCCACCAAGGCTTATTGCATGGGAACTCACTGCAGGCTGCAATCTTAACTGCGTGCACTGCAGGGGAGCTTCCACATCCTCGGTTCCCGAAGGGGAGCTTACTACCGAAGAAGCTAAACATTTCATTGACGAGGTTGTCGAGCTTGGAAAGCCCATCCTCATCCTGAGCGGAGGCGAACCTCTTACCAGGCCGGATGTTTTTGAAATTGCCCGCTACGGCACCGATGCCGGGCTTCGTGTGGTGCTTGCAACAAACGGGACCCTTCTGACCCCCGAGCTTGTGGAGAAATTAAGAGCTGCCGGGGTGCAGAGGCTCAGCGTAAGTATCGACGGAGCGACTGCAAAGACCCATGACGAGTTCAGAGGCGTTCCGGGAGCTTTTGACAGGACCCTTGCAGGCATCGAAGTCCTCAGGAAAGCTAATTTTCCTTTCCAGATCAACACCACGATTTCAAGGCGCAACCTTGAGGAAATCCCGAAGACCTTTGAGCTTGCAAAAGAGCTCGGGGCAGTTGCGTACCATGTCTTTTTCCTTGTGCCCACAGGCAGGGGAGAAGAATCCGATGAGGTTTCCCCCGCAGACTACGAGCGTGTCCTGCACTGGTTCTATGACATGCAGAAAGAATCGGAAATCCAGCTGAAGGCGACCTGTGCTCCCCACTATTTCAGGATAATGCGCCAGCGGGCAAAAAAAGAAGGTATCGAAATCTCCGTAAAGACCCACGGCTATGAAGCCATGACAAAAGGCTGCCTCGGAGGGACAGGCTTTTGTTTCGTATCAAGCGTCGGAGAGGTCTATCCCTGCGGCTACCTGCCGGTGCTTGCCGGAAACATAAGGGAGCAGCCTTTCAGGGATATCTGGGAGAATGCCGAGGTTTTCAGGAAGCTGAGAGATCCCGAAGAGCTTAAAGGAAAGTGCGGGATATGTGAATACAAAAAAGTCTGTGCAGGTTGCAGGGCAAGAGCCTATGCTGCTACAGGCGACTATCTCGAA
This genomic interval carries:
- the ahbD gene encoding heme b synthase; the protein is MIAMTNPPRLIAWELTAGCNLNCVHCRGASTSSVPEGELTTEEAKHFIDEVVELGKPILILSGGEPLTRPDVFEIARYGTDAGLRVVLATNGTLLTPELVEKLRAAGVQRLSVSIDGATAKTHDEFRGVPGAFDRTLAGIEVLRKANFPFQINTTISRRNLEEIPKTFELAKELGAVAYHVFFLVPTGRGEESDEVSPADYERVLHWFYDMQKESEIQLKATCAPHYFRIMRQRAKKEGIEISVKTHGYEAMTKGCLGGTGFCFVSSVGEVYPCGYLPVLAGNIREQPFRDIWENAEVFRKLRDPEELKGKCGICEYKKVCAGCRARAYAATGDYLEEEPYCIYRPGKK